The Triticum aestivum cultivar Chinese Spring chromosome 3A, IWGSC CS RefSeq v2.1, whole genome shotgun sequence genome includes a region encoding these proteins:
- the LOC123063093 gene encoding uncharacterized protein isoform X2 has protein sequence MGPAPGDAKRFSGVVPPAALVFLALVFVAGAIVTLHHKENLSILQVQPRELAANEDSFRPLPPASDLRVTSDVAETPSVEQATPPVEQTTTPVEEEQATPPVEQTTPPVEQATTPVEQTTPPVEEAPDICENQCRAPGSEALPRGIVQDKSNFEFESLGGNPGRKGVAAGRPAKSLLAIPVGIKQKAVVDKLVSKFPAANFAVMLFHYDGAVDGWSDLPWSRRAVHVAAVDQTKWWFGKRFLHPDLVADYDYIFLWDEDIEVDGFDPMRYLRIVRKEGLEISQPALDHRSQIHHRLTARSRRGGTVHRRFYKTAGGGRCYGNSTGPPCTGWVEMMVPVFSRAAWRCAWRMIQNDLVFAWGLDFKLGYCAQGDRSANVGIVDSEYVLHRGIPTLGDDGGGKGPAPKAKASSATSADRYAVRLRSYKELQIFNKRWKEAVAEDMCWTDPYPQPPTATPKG, from the exons ATG GGTCCGGCGCCCGGCGACGCGAAGCGGTTCTCCGGCGTGGTGCCGCCGGCCGCGCTCGTCTTCCTGGCGCTGGTGTTCGTCGCCGGCGCCATCGTCACGCTCCATCACAAGGAG AACCTGTCGATACTGCAGGTGCAGCCACGAGAGCTGGCCGCTAACGAGGACTCGTTCAGGCCCCTGCCTCCGGCCAGCGATCTGCGCGTCACGAGCGACGTGGCTGAGACGCCATCAGTGGAACAGGCGACGCCCCCGGTGGAACAAACGACGACGCCGGTGGAAGAAGAACAGGCGACGCCGCCGGTGGAGCAAACGACGCCGCCGGTGGAACAGGCGACGACGCCGGTGGAGCAAACGACGCCGCCGGTGGAAGAAGCCCCTGACATCTGCGAG AACCAGTGCAGGGCTCCGGGCAGCGAGGCGCTGCCGAGGGGCATCGTGCAGGACAAGTCCAACTTTGAGTTCGAGTCGCTGGGCGGCAACCCTGGGCGGAAGggggtcgccgccggccggccggcgAAGAGCCTCCTGGCGATCCCCGTAGGCATCAAGCAGAAGGCCGTCGTCGACAAGCTCGTCTCCAAG TTCCCGGCGGCGAACTTCGCGGTGATGCTGTTCCACTACGACGGCGCGGTGGACGGGTGGAGCGACCTGCCGTGGTCGCGCCGCGCGGTGCACGTGGCGGCGGTGGACCAGACCAAGTGGTGGTTCGGCAAGCGGTTCCtgcacccggacctcgtcgccgactACGACTACATCTTCCTCTGGGACGAGGACATCGAGGTGGACGGCTTCGACCCCATGAGGTACCTCAGGATCGTCAGGAAGGAGGGGCTGGAGATCTCGCAGCCGGCGCTGGACCACCGGTCGCAGATCCACCACCGGCTCACGGCCCGCTCGCGCCGCGGCGGGACGGTGCACCGGCGGTTCTACAAGACGGCCGGGGGCGGGAGGTGCTACGGCAACAGCACGGGGCCGCCGTGCACGGGGTGGGTGGAGATGATGGTGCCGGTGTTCTCGCGCGCGGCGTGGCGGTGCGCGTGGCGGATGATCCAGAACGACCTCGTCTTCGCCTGGGGGCTCGACTTCAAGCTCGGGTACTGCGCACAGGGCGACCGGAGCGCGAACGTCGGCATCGTCGACAGCGAGTACGTCCTCCACCGCGGCATCCCCACGCTcggcgatgacggcggcggcaAGGGGCCGGCGCCGAAGGCGAAGGCGTCGTCGGCGACGTCGGCGGACAGGTACGCAGTGCGGCTGCGATCGTATAAGGAGCTGCAGATATTCAACAAGAGGTGGAAGGAGGCGGTGGCGGAGGACATGTGCTGGACGGACCCCTACCCGCAGCCGCCGACGGCGACGCCCAAGGGATGA
- the LOC123063093 gene encoding uncharacterized protein isoform X1, with protein MMMRSLAAGSDGSSPHPQGPAPGDAKRFSGVVPPAALVFLALVFVAGAIVTLHHKENLSILQVQPRELAANEDSFRPLPPASDLRVTSDVAETPSVEQATPPVEQTTTPVEEEQATPPVEQTTPPVEQATTPVEQTTPPVEEAPDICENQCRAPGSEALPRGIVQDKSNFEFESLGGNPGRKGVAAGRPAKSLLAIPVGIKQKAVVDKLVSKFPAANFAVMLFHYDGAVDGWSDLPWSRRAVHVAAVDQTKWWFGKRFLHPDLVADYDYIFLWDEDIEVDGFDPMRYLRIVRKEGLEISQPALDHRSQIHHRLTARSRRGGTVHRRFYKTAGGGRCYGNSTGPPCTGWVEMMVPVFSRAAWRCAWRMIQNDLVFAWGLDFKLGYCAQGDRSANVGIVDSEYVLHRGIPTLGDDGGGKGPAPKAKASSATSADRYAVRLRSYKELQIFNKRWKEAVAEDMCWTDPYPQPPTATPKG; from the exons ATGATGATGCGCTCGCTCGCTGCTGGTTCTGACGGCTCGTCCCCACACCCGCAGGGTCCGGCGCCCGGCGACGCGAAGCGGTTCTCCGGCGTGGTGCCGCCGGCCGCGCTCGTCTTCCTGGCGCTGGTGTTCGTCGCCGGCGCCATCGTCACGCTCCATCACAAGGAG AACCTGTCGATACTGCAGGTGCAGCCACGAGAGCTGGCCGCTAACGAGGACTCGTTCAGGCCCCTGCCTCCGGCCAGCGATCTGCGCGTCACGAGCGACGTGGCTGAGACGCCATCAGTGGAACAGGCGACGCCCCCGGTGGAACAAACGACGACGCCGGTGGAAGAAGAACAGGCGACGCCGCCGGTGGAGCAAACGACGCCGCCGGTGGAACAGGCGACGACGCCGGTGGAGCAAACGACGCCGCCGGTGGAAGAAGCCCCTGACATCTGCGAG AACCAGTGCAGGGCTCCGGGCAGCGAGGCGCTGCCGAGGGGCATCGTGCAGGACAAGTCCAACTTTGAGTTCGAGTCGCTGGGCGGCAACCCTGGGCGGAAGggggtcgccgccggccggccggcgAAGAGCCTCCTGGCGATCCCCGTAGGCATCAAGCAGAAGGCCGTCGTCGACAAGCTCGTCTCCAAG TTCCCGGCGGCGAACTTCGCGGTGATGCTGTTCCACTACGACGGCGCGGTGGACGGGTGGAGCGACCTGCCGTGGTCGCGCCGCGCGGTGCACGTGGCGGCGGTGGACCAGACCAAGTGGTGGTTCGGCAAGCGGTTCCtgcacccggacctcgtcgccgactACGACTACATCTTCCTCTGGGACGAGGACATCGAGGTGGACGGCTTCGACCCCATGAGGTACCTCAGGATCGTCAGGAAGGAGGGGCTGGAGATCTCGCAGCCGGCGCTGGACCACCGGTCGCAGATCCACCACCGGCTCACGGCCCGCTCGCGCCGCGGCGGGACGGTGCACCGGCGGTTCTACAAGACGGCCGGGGGCGGGAGGTGCTACGGCAACAGCACGGGGCCGCCGTGCACGGGGTGGGTGGAGATGATGGTGCCGGTGTTCTCGCGCGCGGCGTGGCGGTGCGCGTGGCGGATGATCCAGAACGACCTCGTCTTCGCCTGGGGGCTCGACTTCAAGCTCGGGTACTGCGCACAGGGCGACCGGAGCGCGAACGTCGGCATCGTCGACAGCGAGTACGTCCTCCACCGCGGCATCCCCACGCTcggcgatgacggcggcggcaAGGGGCCGGCGCCGAAGGCGAAGGCGTCGTCGGCGACGTCGGCGGACAGGTACGCAGTGCGGCTGCGATCGTATAAGGAGCTGCAGATATTCAACAAGAGGTGGAAGGAGGCGGTGGCGGAGGACATGTGCTGGACGGACCCCTACCCGCAGCCGCCGACGGCGACGCCCAAGGGATGA